The DNA region CATCCATCGGGATGTACCCACGGGGTGCATTTTTGGGGTGCATCCATCGGGATGTACCCATGgggtgtgtttttggggtgcaTCCACGgggtgtattttatttttggggtgcaTCCACGgggtgtattttatttttggggtgcaTCCAtggggtgtatttttggggtgcatCCATTGGGAAGTGCCCATGGGGTGTATTTTTGCGGTGCATCCATGgggtgtattttatttttggggtgcaTCCAtggggtgtatttttggggtgcatCCATCGGGATGTACCCATGGGCTGTATTTTTCGGGATGTACCcatggggtgtttttggggtgcatCCATGgggtgtattttatttttggggcGCATCCATCGGGATGTACCCGCGGGGTGCCGGGCTGTGTCCGTGGGGCTCCCGGCGTTCCATCCCCGGCGCTGTCGCCGTTGTCACCGCGGGGTGCTGAGCGCGGACTGGGGGTGACAAAGCGCTGGAGCCCCGCGGCCACTGTGACACCGCGGCCACCACGCCGCCGCTGCCggcgcccgcggccccgcggagTCACTTGTCGCCAGGGCGCCGCTGCCACCAACAGCGCCATCACCGCATGCCGGCGCCTTTGCTGCCACCCCGCTCGCCCCGGGCAGCCGCGCTGGGGGCGCCCACGTCTCCCCCCGAGGCCGCCGGCCGAGGGGCCGAGCCTGAGGCCGAGGCGCCGCCAGCAGAACCCCCCATGTCAAACGACGGCTGGGTGGGCCCCTGGAGACCCCACCGGCCCCGGGGGCCCCTCTCGGCCGCGTACCGCAACCCCGGGCCCAAGTGCGGGATCCCCAGCGGCATCGGTGAGCGCGGGGCCGAGGGGTCCGCGGGGGACCGGAGCCGGGGGGGCCGAGTCCCATCGGGCCGCTGCCCGGCCCTCAGCAGAGACCTGCGCGACCCCTCCGGCCGCCGCGCCCCCGCCTACAGCTTCGGGATGAGGCTGGGGGGCCCCGAGGAGCCGCGCTCCCCCGGCCCCCAGTACCTGGTGCCCGCCGGCTTCACCGCCCGGGGCCGGGACCGCGGTCCCGCCTTCACCATGGGCGGCCGCTTCCACGAGCGGCGGGCCAGCAACACACCTGGGCCAGGTGAGTGAGGGGCGGCCGCCCCGGGGGCGGGACCCCCGCGCAGCGCCCGGAGCTCCCGGCGGCTGACCCCCGCTCGCCCCTTGCAGCGCATTATTCCCCCGAGCGGGCCAACAGGGTGACCCTGCCCTCGGCCCCCGCCTGCTCCATGAGGTCCCGCGGCCGCGGGGACAAACCCCCGCAGACGCCAGGTGAGAGGGGGGGGATATGAGGGGACCCCCGCGTCCCCCGGGGCTGGGACCCCGTCatctccctggggctgggctgggacctCCAACaccccacctgggctgggatcCCCATCATTCCCCTGCGTTGGACTGGGCCGGGACCCCCTAATCTCCTGTGGGCTGGGCGGGGCACCCCATCTCCTCCTCGGGCTGGGATCCTCCATCCCCCTGGGCCAGACTGGGCTCCCCAACATCCCCTGGTTGGGCTGACGTGCCCAGCGCCCCGGGGCTGagccttccctccccacccgCGGGAGGGTGAAGGCCCGTGTCCCCCTGAGCCGTGTCCCCCCCGCCAGGCCCTGCCACCTACCAGCTGCCGCCCGTGGTGGGCCCGCGCCTGGTGAACAAGACATCGACCCCCCAGTACACCATGACAGGGCGAGGCCCCAGCATCTTCGACGACAAGAAAAAggtgggggctggggggccgGGAGAACGGGGgccagggggctggggggtcaGGTGCAAAGGGACTGGGGTGCTGCGGGACTGGGATCTGGGGTCTCAGGGTCCCGGGGGCTCGGGTGCCAGGAGTGTGGGGTGCCAGGGGTCCGTGGGGTTGGGGTACCAAGGGTGTGGTGTGCCAAGGGTCTGGGGAGGTTGGGGTATCAAGGAGTCTGTGGTGCCAAGAGTGTAGGGTGGAGGGGCTCTGGGTACCGAGGGTGTGGGGTACAGGCGTCTGTGGGGTGGCATCACCCGCCCCTCTCCCCGCAGACCCCAGGACCCAACAACTACGGCACCGTGGACACCAACCTGTACATGGCGCGGGCCCCCCGCTGCACCATAGTGGGGCGGACCCGCCCGCCCACGACCTCCAAAACGCCCAGCCCCAGCGACTACTACCCCAAGCAGGtgagcggggacagggacagggctgggggacagggacccaCTGCGCCTCTCCTTCACACCGCCTCTGTCCTCCCGCAGGACCAGAAACAAGGACAGACCTTCGGCGTGCGCCACTCGGAATGCGTGGTCCCCGTGATGGACTTGCACCTGTAGGGGAGCGGGGCCGTGGGTGACACTGTCAGCCTGTGACAAACATGAACTACAGCAGCACTCGCTCGCTCTCCTCCTGTCCCGCTGCGTCGCACGGGGGGCCGGGGGCTCCCCTAAAGCCCATCCTGAGGGAGACCCTGGCGAGGCTACGGAGGGGGACCCCGTGGTGGGGTGGGACGTGCCAGGCGTGAGGGATGTGCTACCaaccctctccctgctccagtgccatcccatcccatcccatcccatcccatcccacccaggACCTCGGGGcatggggggctctggggacaccgcacagggaggggacatgCATCAGAGCCGCGCCTTGAGGACTCCTCCCgctctgtggggtctgtgggatggggaggatcCCTGGCAGGGCATCACCTGCGAGTGTCCACGGCGAATGAGGGACCCGGGGGGCCACCCCTCGTGTCACCCCCCCGTGCCACCTCCGGGTCACCCCGCGCCGCGGCCTCTCTCGTGCCCCGCTCGTTGCCCCGGGCTCAGAGTCCGCGGGCCGGAGCCGCCTGTGGGCAGCGGGCACGGGGCACGGGGCCAGGCCGAGCACGGGGCCAGGCCGGGCACGGGCAGGTCCCGGCAGCTCCGGGGGAGGCGCGGCCGTGCGGGAAGCCGGGCGCGGCCGCGTGGGCCCGGGGTTGCGGCTCTGAGCAACCGGGGCGCGGCCGTGCGGGCTCGGGTGCCATCGGTGCCACTTCGGGGCGCCGGCCGGCCCAAATCGCGGTGCCAGCTGTCCCAAACCGGAGTGCCAGCTGTCCGGGACAGGGATGGACGCCCCGACCCCTCTGCCGACCCTGATCCGCAAGAAGCGGGACGGGGAGCGCCTGGAGGACGCCGAGATCCGGAGCTTCGTGCGCGGCGTCACCGAGGGCACCGCGCAGCAGGGACAGATCGGTGCGGGCGGGAGGGGTGCGGGGACACCCCGGCGGCGGGAGGGCAGCGGAGGGGGCGTGAGGGGCGACACGGCCGGGGACAAGCCAACGGGACGGGGACGTGGTGGGGAGCACGGGCAGAGCCGAGGGGACACGGGCACAGGGGGCGCCGGGGCAGGGGGGCGCCAGCAGTGGGAGGGAACAGCAATGGAAACCCCGGGATGTGCCGGGGGTCCTGGGCAGGCGACACGGCTGGGGGACCACCCTGGGAGAACAAGAGAGGGGCTCCAGGACATGGCAGAGGGTCACGGGCAGGGGACGCGGCTGGgcgggggtcctggggagggcACTGAGGTGGCCCCGCGTGTCCCCGGGTGCCATGCAGGTGGCGTCTGTCTGCGGGGCACGGGTCAGGCTGGGAACaggggaggggagcggggaggTGACACGAGGCCGGCCGCCGTCACCGCAGGTGCCATGCTGATGGCCATCCGGCTGCGGGGCATGGACGCGGGTGAGACACTGGCCCTGACCCAGGCCATGGCCAGCTCAGGCCGGACGCTGGCCTGGCCGCCCGCCTGGCACGGGCTGGTGGTGGACAAGCACTCAACCGGTGGCGTTGGGGACAAGGtcagcctggccctggccccCGCGCTGGCCGCCTGCGGCTGCAAGGTGAGGGGGACCCGGGGGTGGGGCAGGGATTGGGGGGGTGCCCGGGCCCCTGCGCCcacctgtgtccccccccccaggtgcccATGATCAGCGGGCGCGGGCTGGGCCACACCGGGGGCACCCTGGACAAGCTGGAGGCCGTTCCCGGATTTCGCGTCTCCCAGAGCCCCGAGGAGGTGACGGACGGGGGGTGACGGGTGAGGGACGGGGGCACCACGGACACCCTCACACCCTGCAGGAACCGGGCTGGGCGGCTCCAGAAGGGTGGGGGGGTGACAGTGGGGTGATGACGGGGTCTCACTGGGGCGCCGGCGGGGTGTCCATGGGGTGTGGGGTGACAGTGGGGTGTCCAAGGGGTCCGAAGAGGGCGTGATGCCATGGGCTACTGATGGGGTACAGCCGCCAGCGGGTTCTGGGTTCTCGTGGGCTCCCAAAATGGTGCAGGAGAAGATGGGGGGTGGTGCCCTTGGGTTGTGTGGCTGTCACCGGGGTGTCGCCGGGGTGTCGCCGGGGTGCCACCGGGACACCGGTGCCCGCAGATGCAGCACATCCTGGCGCGGGTGGGCTGCTGCATCGTGGGGCAGAGCGCGGAGCTGGTGCCCGCGGACCGGGTGCTCTACGGGCTGCGCGACGTCACGGCCACCGTGGACAGCCTGCCCCTCATCACCGGTACGGGCacgcggggacacggggacccGCGGGGCACGGGGAGGGGCGCGGGCGGTGACCCCCGCCGCCCGGCCCAGCCTCCATCCTCAGCAAGAAGGCGGCGGAGCGGCTCTCGGCGCTGGTGCTCGATGTCAAGTTCGGGGAGGCAGCTCTGTTCCCCACCCAGGAGAGCGCGCGGGAGCTGGCGCAGAGCCTGGTGAGAGctcggggacccccgggacccctgcccgctgtcccctcccactgtccctgttcctgctgtctctgcctgcctgctgtcCCGGGCCATTcccgctgtccctgctcctgctccttcccctggctgtccctgtccccacgtgTGCcgtctctgtccctgcctgctgtcccttgtccctgtctgttctccttcccactgcccctgcctgtccctgcccgctgtccctgtccctgcttgtccccatccctgccctgtctctgtccctgcccactGTCCCCGCCtgttgtccctgcccatccccatccctgcccgcTGTCCCCGTCCTTGGCAGCTCTCCCCGCCCGCTGTCCCCGCCACCCCGGTGCGTGTCCCCGCGCAGGTGGAGGTGGGCGCACACCTGGGCATCCGCACCGCGGCCCTGCTGACCCGCATGGAGCAGCCGCTGGGCCGCGCCGTGGGCAACGCGCTCGAGGTGCTGGAGGCGCTGGAGTGCCTGGGGGGGGCCGGCCCCCCCGACCTGCGACACCTGGTCACCGCCCTGGGTCAGTGGGgtgacacggggggacacggggggacacggggggacacgggcaggggGCGGCCCCCCCGACCTGCGACACCTGGTCACCGCCCTGGGTCAGTGGGgtgacacggggggacacggggggacacggggtgacacggggggATAAGGGAGGGGGCCAGGGTCTGCAGACACGCGTCCTGTGTCCAGTCCTGACCCCCCAATCCCGGGGTCCCCTCCCACACTCTCTGTCCCTTCCTAAGCCCCTCCTGGGGTCTCtgtccccctccccttccccctgcccctcctccctgtcccGAGCAGGGGTGGGGGCG from Vidua chalybeata isolate OUT-0048 chromosome 5, bVidCha1 merged haplotype, whole genome shotgun sequence includes:
- the TYMP gene encoding thymidine phosphorylase, translated to MDAPTPLPTLIRKKRDGERLEDAEIRSFVRGVTEGTAQQGQIGAMLMAIRLRGMDAGETLALTQAMASSGRTLAWPPAWHGLVVDKHSTGGVGDKVSLALAPALAACGCKVPMISGRGLGHTGGTLDKLEAVPGFRVSQSPEEMQHILARVGCCIVGQSAELVPADRVLYGLRDVTATVDSLPLITASILSKKAAERLSALVLDVKFGEAALFPTQESARELAQSLVEVGAHLGIRTAALLTRMEQPLGRAVGNALEVLEALECLGGAGPPDLRHLVTALGGVLLWQCGMEQGAEQGRERLARALDDGSALGAFEAMLGAQGVPPDTARGLCAGTPAQRRQLLGEAKVCEELPAPQEGWVQQVRALPLARVLHRLGAGRSRAGDPVNPRVGAELLVGTGQHLRAGQPWLRLHHEGTLGAQGRRELQGALCLGPEPPREPPPLVAETIVPSGGLPGPCRDSQ
- the ODF3B gene encoding outer dense fiber protein 3B isoform X2; the protein is MPAPLLPPRSPRAAALGAPTSPPEAAGRGAEPEAEAPPAEPPMSNDGWVGPWRPHRPRGPLSAAYRNPGPKCGIPSGIGERGAEGSAGDRSRGGRVPSGRCPALSRDLRDPSGRRAPAYSFGMRLGGPEEPRSPGPQYLVPAGFTARGRDRGPAFTMGGRFHERRASNTPGPGPATYQLPPVVGPRLVNKTSTPQYTMTGRGPSIFDDKKKTPGPNNYGTVDTNLYMARAPRCTIVGRTRPPTTSKTPSPSDYYPKQDQKQGQTFGVRHSECVVPVMDLHL
- the ODF3B gene encoding outer dense fiber protein 3B isoform X1, whose amino-acid sequence is MPAPLLPPRSPRAAALGAPTSPPEAAGRGAEPEAEAPPAEPPMSNDGWVGPWRPHRPRGPLSAAYRNPGPKCGIPSGIGERGAEGSAGDRSRGGRVPSGRCPALSRDLRDPSGRRAPAYSFGMRLGGPEEPRSPGPQYLVPAGFTARGRDRGPAFTMGGRFHERRASNTPGPAHYSPERANRVTLPSAPACSMRSRGRGDKPPQTPGPATYQLPPVVGPRLVNKTSTPQYTMTGRGPSIFDDKKKTPGPNNYGTVDTNLYMARAPRCTIVGRTRPPTTSKTPSPSDYYPKQDQKQGQTFGVRHSECVVPVMDLHL